The Methylomonas koyamae genome has a segment encoding these proteins:
- the corA gene encoding magnesium/cobalt transporter CorA: MSLQTVNDLLKKHKLVEGMLHNQPMPRRKLITALVQKQHMVELRSLLARLSAIEIGQILHALELEDARLVWEQVEENRQDDVLWELSDTLREQLVGDREPHCGVGQMSAFELVEGRLSKVAITCRHDLYEIKPIWIDLLAPTKAQRQLIGQHFGLELPDPLDLTDLEASARFYVEDQHEIHIHSDFLLDREGKSRSVPVAFVLSGDMLFSVRNEELPVFRLQRLRARTQPGFVSDSKDMLLDLYGAEAEYSADALENIYEQLESVSKKVLSQDISDEEAAEILTDIAEEEDLNGRIRRNMLDTQRAVSFLIRRKLLNPTQLEDAQQILRDIESLNSHTAFLFDKINFLMDATVGFININQNKVIKIFSVASVAMLPPTLIASIYGMNFEYMPELKWMLGYPFALGLMTISVLLPYIYFKRKGWLR; encoded by the coding sequence TTGTCTCTGCAAACGGTCAATGACCTTTTGAAAAAACACAAGCTCGTCGAGGGCATGTTGCACAACCAGCCGATGCCGCGCCGCAAGTTAATTACGGCTCTGGTGCAAAAACAGCACATGGTCGAGTTGCGCAGCTTGCTGGCCCGGCTGTCCGCCATCGAAATCGGCCAGATATTGCATGCCTTGGAGTTGGAAGACGCCCGGCTGGTCTGGGAGCAGGTGGAGGAAAACCGCCAGGACGACGTGTTGTGGGAGCTTTCCGATACGTTACGCGAACAATTGGTGGGCGATCGCGAGCCGCATTGCGGCGTCGGCCAAATGAGCGCATTCGAACTGGTGGAGGGCCGTTTGTCGAAAGTGGCTATCACCTGTCGCCACGATTTGTACGAAATCAAGCCGATTTGGATCGACTTATTGGCGCCGACCAAGGCGCAACGGCAACTGATCGGCCAACATTTCGGCTTGGAACTGCCCGATCCGCTGGATTTGACCGACCTCGAGGCCAGCGCCCGGTTCTACGTCGAAGACCAGCATGAAATCCATATCCATTCGGATTTTTTGTTGGACAGGGAAGGGAAGTCGCGCAGCGTCCCGGTGGCCTTCGTCTTATCGGGCGATATGTTGTTTTCGGTGCGCAACGAGGAGTTGCCGGTATTTAGGCTTCAGCGCTTGCGGGCGCGAACCCAGCCTGGATTTGTTTCGGATTCCAAGGATATGCTGCTGGATTTATACGGTGCCGAGGCGGAATATTCGGCCGACGCGCTGGAAAATATTTACGAGCAGTTGGAAAGCGTCAGTAAAAAAGTACTGAGCCAGGATATCAGCGACGAAGAAGCGGCCGAGATATTGACCGATATTGCCGAAGAAGAGGATTTAAACGGCCGTATCCGCCGTAATATGTTGGATACCCAGCGCGCCGTGTCGTTTTTGATCCGGCGCAAACTGCTCAATCCGACGCAGTTGGAAGACGCTCAGCAAATTCTGCGCGATATCGAGTCGTTAAACAGCCATACTGCATTCTTGTTCGATAAAATCAATTTCTTGATGGATGCGACGGTCGGTTTTATCAATATCAACCAGAACAAGGTGATCAAAATCTTTTCGGTCGCCTCGGTAGCAATGTTGCCGCCAACCCTGATCGCCAGCATTTACGGCATGAATTTCGAATATATGCCTGAATTGAAATGGATGCTGGGCTATCCGTTTGCGTTAGGGTTGATGACTATTTCCGTGCTGTTGCCTTATATATATTTCAAACGTAAAGGCTGGCTTCGATAA
- a CDS encoding mannose-1-phosphate guanylyltransferase/mannose-6-phosphate isomerase, giving the protein MIPVILSGGSGTRLWPLSRGQYPKQFLPLVSGATMIQETMLRLDGLAGLQPPIAVCNEDHRFMMAEQMREIGIKPAAIILEPVGKNTAPAVAMAALSAGSEEDVLLILPADHVVADRPSFHRAVIQAEQLAKQDLLVTFGIVASEPETGYGYIKRGNVRYGEAYKVDAFVEKPDLQTAQRYLDSGEYFWNSGMFAFKAGCFLRELEKFNPEMLRVCREALAAAKPDLDFVRLDKQIFATCPSDSIDYAVMEKTDKAAVIPLDAGWNDVGSWSALWDVTAKDETGNAIKGDVLTVDTRNSYIHSGNKLVAVIGVDNLIVVETDDAVMIAAKDRVQDVKDIVDQLKKAKRSEANVHRKVYRPWGHYDLVDSGDRHQTKRIVVKPGAKLSVQKHHHRAEHWVVVKGTAWVEKNGEKILVSENESIYIPLGVVHSLENPGVIPLEMVEVQSGSYLGEDDIVRYEDQYGRI; this is encoded by the coding sequence ATGATACCGGTAATTTTGTCAGGCGGTTCCGGAACCCGGCTTTGGCCATTGTCGCGCGGCCAATATCCCAAACAATTTTTACCCTTGGTTTCCGGGGCGACGATGATCCAGGAGACCATGCTCAGGCTGGACGGCTTGGCTGGGTTGCAGCCGCCCATCGCGGTTTGTAACGAGGACCACCGCTTCATGATGGCCGAGCAAATGAGGGAAATCGGTATCAAGCCGGCGGCTATCATTCTGGAGCCGGTCGGCAAAAATACGGCGCCGGCCGTGGCTATGGCCGCATTGAGCGCCGGTTCCGAGGAAGACGTTTTATTGATCCTGCCGGCCGACCATGTCGTCGCCGACCGGCCATCGTTTCATCGCGCGGTAATCCAGGCCGAGCAACTGGCCAAGCAGGATTTGTTGGTCACCTTCGGCATCGTCGCCAGCGAACCGGAGACCGGTTACGGCTATATCAAACGCGGCAATGTGCGTTACGGCGAAGCTTATAAAGTCGATGCCTTTGTCGAAAAACCGGATTTACAGACGGCGCAACGCTACCTTGACAGCGGCGAATATTTTTGGAATAGCGGTATGTTCGCGTTTAAAGCCGGTTGTTTCTTGCGCGAATTGGAAAAATTCAATCCGGAAATGCTGCGAGTGTGCCGGGAAGCGTTGGCGGCCGCCAAGCCGGACTTGGATTTCGTGCGGCTGGACAAGCAGATTTTTGCGACGTGCCCGTCCGATTCGATCGACTATGCGGTCATGGAAAAAACCGACAAAGCGGCGGTGATTCCGTTGGACGCCGGTTGGAACGACGTCGGTTCTTGGTCGGCACTGTGGGACGTCACCGCCAAGGACGAAACCGGCAATGCGATCAAAGGCGACGTACTGACGGTCGATACCCGTAATTCCTACATCCATTCCGGCAACAAATTGGTGGCCGTGATCGGTGTCGACAATTTGATCGTGGTCGAGACCGACGATGCGGTGATGATTGCCGCCAAAGACCGGGTACAAGACGTCAAGGATATCGTCGATCAACTGAAAAAAGCCAAACGTAGCGAGGCCAACGTGCACCGCAAGGTTTACCGGCCTTGGGGCCATTACGATTTGGTCGACAGCGGCGACCGGCACCAGACCAAACGTATCGTGGTTAAGCCCGGAGCGAAATTATCGGTGCAGAAACATCACCACCGCGCGGAACATTGGGTCGTGGTGAAAGGTACCGCCTGGGTCGAAAAGAACGGCGAAAAAATTCTGGTGTCGGAAAACGAATCGATCTACATCCCGCTCGGTGTGGTTCACAGTTTGGAAAATCCGGGCGTGATTCCGCTGGAAATGGTCGAAGTGCAATCCGGCAGCTACTTGGGCGAAGACGATATTGTGCGCTACGAAGATCAGTACGGGCGAATCTAG
- the xrtA gene encoding exosortase A, whose amino-acid sequence MTTPIGLPLHWRKPLAVTLVVTVFSLLVFAETWASIVAIWSRSETFTHGFLVAPTSLWLIWLRRQQYRNLQAQFSWFGLLGAVAGGFLWLVADLVHVLVVQQWAVVGILVSSLWAVLGTNVISSMLFPILFLFLMVPFGEAFIPPLMDYTATFVVSLLRLTGISVYREGLFFTLTSGNWSVVEGCSGLRYLISSFTLGAVYAYLNYTSNKKRAVFIAVSFLAPIIANGFRAYMIVMIGHLSSMKLATGVDHIVYGWVFFGIVMFALFYLGSFWHDAPLSLAVNAPEERGAAATIASQPSYGWFGLAAIVVCLAIWPPISQGLSGLQNSNVVVPVRFSQPQLDNWQPADAPDWGWEPNFKGVVAESRTFLNDGQTLVGLYFANFGDESQGGELVNSQNYLVPQKHKIWRMLRDSDHPVAWASGESVVVEEAVLNSSQRDLLVWRWFRVGDKTTDNAYLAKWWQLVKRLSGDSAPELLVVLYTETANQDFDTARDKLRQIALACCS is encoded by the coding sequence ATGACCACTCCGATTGGTTTGCCGCTGCATTGGCGAAAACCGCTGGCCGTTACGCTGGTGGTGACGGTGTTTTCGTTGCTGGTATTTGCCGAAACATGGGCATCGATTGTGGCAATTTGGTCGCGTTCGGAAACCTTTACCCATGGCTTTTTGGTGGCGCCGACCAGCTTATGGCTGATTTGGCTGCGAAGGCAGCAATACCGCAACCTGCAAGCGCAATTCAGTTGGTTCGGCCTGTTAGGCGCGGTGGCGGGGGGTTTCCTTTGGTTGGTGGCGGATCTGGTCCACGTTTTGGTGGTACAGCAGTGGGCTGTGGTTGGAATCCTGGTCAGCAGCCTGTGGGCGGTGTTGGGAACGAATGTCATATCCAGCATGTTGTTCCCGATTTTGTTTTTGTTTTTGATGGTTCCTTTCGGCGAAGCCTTTATTCCGCCTTTGATGGACTATACCGCGACTTTTGTCGTTTCTTTGCTGCGTTTGACCGGCATCAGCGTTTACCGGGAGGGCTTATTTTTTACGTTAACCTCCGGAAATTGGTCGGTGGTTGAGGGCTGCAGCGGTTTACGTTACCTGATTTCGTCGTTTACCTTGGGGGCTGTTTACGCCTATCTCAATTACACCAGTAACAAAAAACGCGCCGTATTTATTGCAGTTTCTTTTCTGGCGCCCATCATCGCAAACGGCTTTCGCGCCTATATGATCGTGATGATAGGTCATTTAAGCAGCATGAAATTGGCGACCGGGGTGGATCACATCGTCTACGGCTGGGTGTTTTTCGGCATTGTCATGTTCGCTCTGTTTTATCTCGGTTCGTTTTGGCACGATGCGCCGCTCAGTTTGGCAGTAAATGCACCGGAAGAGCGTGGCGCTGCCGCAACAATTGCTTCCCAGCCTAGTTATGGCTGGTTCGGCTTGGCGGCCATCGTAGTTTGCCTGGCGATTTGGCCGCCGATTTCTCAGGGCCTGTCCGGCTTGCAGAATAGCAATGTGGTGGTTCCGGTGAGATTCAGCCAGCCGCAGCTCGATAACTGGCAGCCAGCGGATGCGCCGGATTGGGGGTGGGAACCGAATTTCAAAGGCGTTGTTGCCGAATCGCGAACTTTTTTGAACGATGGGCAAACCTTAGTTGGCCTTTACTTCGCCAACTTCGGCGATGAAAGCCAAGGCGGCGAGCTGGTCAACTCGCAGAACTATTTGGTCCCGCAAAAACACAAGATTTGGCGAATGCTGCGCGACAGCGATCATCCGGTCGCATGGGCGTCAGGCGAGTCCGTCGTCGTCGAAGAGGCGGTCTTGAACAGCAGTCAACGCGACTTATTGGTATGGCGCTGGTTCCGAGTCGGCGACAAAACCACCGACAACGCCTATCTGGCCAAGTGGTGGCAACTGGTCAAGCGCCTGAGCGGGGATTCGGCGCCGGAGCTGTTGGTTGTGCTCTACACCGAAACCGCGAATCAAGATTTCGATACGGCGCGGGATAAATTAAGGCAAATAGCCTTGGCCTGCTGCAGTTGA